One segment of Erigeron canadensis isolate Cc75 chromosome 2, C_canadensis_v1, whole genome shotgun sequence DNA contains the following:
- the LOC122587505 gene encoding glycosyltransferase family 92 protein Os08g0121900: MTQKIHIRTVFLYVSIPIIFFFTIYHLLLLSIPQLHIPKLQYDAVSQLIQIQPLNPIVPFPIQFTDNNSDHFPIANVSVLFPAWEVLVIVTESPENAHVASNYTSRFCLFDTNEISPARFSGELPYDRKTYTCQLPKRFRRRLPFRQPVLTTCPDDHIIAQVSPAPEMLRWSYIVYNIIETQSDVVLFVKGINNRQGVNRSPKEFKCLFGENILNGVITSVSSSLQEVFRCERPHLTAFGQSPVKASLVILQKNNNSVIVPSIAYYTPRRKIVEISKKKLLCACTMVFNVGKFLKEWVIYHSKIGVDRFILYDNGSDDDLGEVVKLLRSRGYDIELRFWLWPKTQEAGFSHAALLAKNSCKWMMYIDVDEFVYSPSWKLLKPSKMLLGLLLPKFPYGELIIRCYEFGPSKQKKHPLLGVTQGYNCRNEVENRHKSIVLLDAVHESLLNVIHHFKLKDGYKSMKVDIEKVVVNHYKYQVWDEFKAKFRRRVSAYVVDWTRSVNLKSNDRAPGLGSLAVKPDGWEERFCEVYDNRLRDLTRRWFGRQNGQLGFGMDWQY; this comes from the coding sequence ATGACCCAAAAAATACATATACGTACAGTTTTTCTATACGTATCGATTCcaatcattttcttcttcacaaTTTACCACCTCCTTCTCTTATCAATCCCCCAACTCCACATTCCTAAACTCCAATACGACGCCGTTTCACAATTAATTCAAATCCAACCGCTTAATCCTATCGTTCCGTTTCCGATTCAGTTCACCGATAACAATTCCGATCACTTTCCGATTGCGAATGTATCCGTTCTGTTTCCGGCATGGGAGGTGCTCGTGATCGTAACAGAATCGCCGGAAAATGCACACGTGGCATCTAATTACACATCGCGTTTTTGTTTGTTCGATACTAACGAGATTTCTCCGGCAAGGTTTTCTGGTGAGTTACCGTATGATCGGAAAACGTACACGTGTCAGCTTCCGAAGCGGTTTCGTCGGAGACTTCCGTTCCGGCAACCGGTGCTCACAACCTGCCCGGACGATCACATAATAGCGCAGGTTTCACCGGCGCCGGAGATGCTCCGGTGGAGTTATATAGTTTACAATATAATCGAAACGCAAAGCGACGTCGTTTTGTTTGTTAAAGGAATTAATAATCGTCAAGGAGTCAATAGAAGTCCAAAGGAATTTAAATGTCTTTTTGGTGAAAATATACTTAACGGCGTTATAACCTCCGTTAGTAGCTCATTACAAGAAGTGTTTAGATGTGAACGTCCGCATTTAACGGCGTTTGGTCAAAGTCCAGTCAAAGCGTCGCTTGTaatcttacaaaaaaataacaattcGGTTATTGTTCCATCCATCGCATATTACACCCCTAGGCGTAAGATAGTGGAGATTAGTAAAAAGAAACTATTGTGCGCATGTACTATGGTTTTTAATGTTGGCAAGTTTTTAAAAGAATGGGTTATTTATCATTCCAAAATTGGGGTTGATAGGTTTATATTGTATGACAATGGTAGTGATGATGATTTAGGGGAAGTTGTAAAGTTGTTGAGATCAAGAGGGTATGATATCGAGTTGCGTTTTTGGCTTTGGCCAAAAACACAAGAAGCTGGTTTTTCGCATGCAGCATTGCTTGCAAAAAACTCGTGTAAGTGGATGATGTATATTGATGTAGACGAGTTTGTGTACTCGCCATCATGGAAGTTGTTAAAACCGTCGAAAATGCTTTTAGGGTTGCTTTTGCCAAAGTTTCCGTATGGAGAGTTAATTATTCGTTGTTATGAGTTTGGGCCGTCGAAGCAAAAGAAACACCCCTTACTGGGTGTGACACAAGGGTataattgtagaaatgaagtTGAAAACCGGCATAAGTCTATTGTTTTACTTGATGCGGTTCATGAGTCTTTGCTTAATGTgattcatcattttaagttaAAAGATGGGTATAAAAGCATGAAAGTGGATATTGAAAAGGTGGTGGTGAACCATTATAAGTATCAAGTGTGGGACGAGTTTAAAGCGAAGTTTAGGAGAAGAGTATCGGCTTATGTTGTGGATTGGACCCGTTCAGTGAACTTGAAATCAAATGATCGGGCTCCTGGTCTTGGGAGTCTTGCGGTTAAGCCCGACGGATGGGAAGAGAGATTTTGTGAAGTGTATGATAATAGGTTAAGAGATTTAACAAGGCGATGGTTTGGAAGGCAAAATGGGCAATTGGGCTTTGGTATGGATTGGCAATACTGA